The following DNA comes from Parcubacteria group bacterium.
TCCATCCATAAAGACTCCAAAGTGTGTACGTATAACACGCCGAGTAAATTAGAGACGGAGCGAGGCCGTCACAACTTTTGCGGCGATAATTTTTGACGATTTGTGCTGGAAGACCTACCAGGACAACCGTCAATGAAGCAATTGTTGCTAATATGCCAATAACAGACATCGGGCAATCCTCCTTTTGGTTAGTCGTTAATGGATTATTTATCCTATCAAACATGCCGCAAAAGTCAATAGCTTGGAACCAAAAAATTTCAAAAGAGCTTTCTTAAATAAGGAGTATATTTTTGAACAAAACATCACTTAACACGGCATATCTGGTTCAAGAATTTTTCATTAATTATATTCATAAGGAGTAAAAAATTCTTTCACCCAAATTTTTGTTTCTTCTTTTATTTTTAATATAATAAGGAAAAGAAACAAAAACTTCAGATGATGCCGATACGTTGTGGCGAAATGTCACGCGCTCCGCTTGTTCCATTTCACCACAACGCTGAGCTATGCGAAGGGGCTATTCTTTTAAAGAAGGCCTGAGATTACTTACCGCGCCTGCCACATCGCACAACTCTCGCTAGGCGGCTGTCGCCCAAATTCCGATGAGTACATCGGAACTTCGCATAGCTCAGCGTTAGCTGAAATATTCCTTTTCTTTTTTGGGCTATCGCCCAATTGTTTTAAAAAATTTTCAAATTTCTTTTTCATTTAATTAAAGAGGGGTATAAGGTGTTTTCTCCGCTCCGCTACGAAAACGATTTATTTATAGATTTTAATATCAACATGATACTAATAAAAACATTTCAACAAATCACAAAGTCTGATACTGCAATCGCAGGTGGCAAGGGTGCATCTCTCGGCGAAATGACGCAAGCAGGCATTTCTGTGCCGTCTGGTTTTGTAATTCTTTCAAATGTCTTTGAAAAATTTTTAGAAGTAACTGATTTGAATGTTGAAATAGAAGCAATCCTTGATTCGGTCAATCACGAGGAAATGCACACGGTTGAATATGCCTCGGAGAAAATTGAAGCGTTAATTCTTAACGCTGTAGTATCTAGAGACATTACAGATGAAATTCAAAAGTTTTTCGAAAGACTGGATTCAAAATTTGTAGCAGTCAGATCATCGGCTACCGCTGAAGATTCGATAAGCGCCGCGTGGGCGGGACAGCTTGAAAGCTATCTCAATACAACCGAAGAAAGCTTGCTTGAAAATGTGAAAAAATGTTGGGCTTCACTGTTCACGCCACGCGCTATTTTTTATCGATTTGAAAAGGGCTTATGCAAACAAAAAATATCCGTCGCTGTTGTTGTGCAAAAAATGATTGAAAGCGAAAAATCAGGCATTGCTTTTTCTGTCCACCCTGTCACACAAGACAGAAATCAGCTTATTATTGAGGCGGGATTTGGACTTGGAGAAGCAATAGTCGGCGGTGAAATTACACCAGATAGTTATGTTGTTGAAAAAGAGCCGAGAAGAATCATCGATATAAATATCAACACGCAAACAAAGGGACTTTATAGATCAAAAGAAGCTGGTAACGAATGGGTTAGCATTAGCGAGCCAAAAGCATCATCTCAAGTATTGAATGAGAAACAAATTTTTAAATTATCGGAAATTATCTTAAATATTGAAAATCATTATGGTTTTCCGTGTGATATCGAATGGGCGATTGAAAATGATATAATATACATTGTACAAAGCAGACCAATCACTACGTTAACCAATTTATAATTTTATGGAAAAAGTACCAAAAATAAACATTTCACAAAAGGATACTAATGATTCAGTTGAATTTATTCGACATAGCAAATCAAGCTATAAAACTTATGGCGATATTTTGAAATCAGAGAACCCGAAAGCAGAATTTGACAAAGAAAATCAAAGCACTCCAGATTTAACAGGAGCTGGTATTGAAATGGCCAAACAAGAAGCAGAGAGTTTTTTCGGCAAATTAAACCCTGATACAGATTCGTTGTTTATTGCTTCCAGTAACGAAGCGCGAGCCATCGAAACCGCAAATATCTATCGCACAATAGCTCATACAAAAGGATTTATGATTCTTAAGCCAGAACACGCAAGAAGCGGTTTGTCAGAAGAACTTGCGGAGGGTGAAATTCGTGTAATTGACAGTCTTTCAATAAATTCTAAATACTTGTTGATTGAAAGCTTGTTTAATTCGCCTGCTAAGCGTGGAGATATTAACTGGGGTGCAGTTGAACCAGAATTTAAAGCAAAATATGACGAAGCATCAAAAATTATAGAAGCTGATGACCAGGGGTCTTATGGCGGAAATCTTGCAAAACATGGAGAAAAAATAAAAGTAATTTTCCCAGAAATTGAGACGGCGGAAGAATTATTCAATGAACAGTTCCAAAACCTGAAACGACTGGCAAAATTTGGTGTCAAAAAAGCGCAGGAAAGCGGCCATGAAAAAAATATTAAAATATTAGCCTTTGGACACGAAAATTATTTAATGCATGTAATCCAAGATATTTTTCAGGAGGAAGGAATCAATAATTGTGAAACTATGCATATAGAGGTTGAGGGAGAAAATATCGTCGCTAATTTCCGCGGAAAGGAAGCTAATTTATAAAAAATATGGAAAAATTAAAATTTCAAAAAATGTGGGAAGCGGCAGATACTTTTGTTTTTGATATTGACACAGGGTCAATTCTTCCCATCGTTGATACGCTTTCAAAAGTTGCCTCATTTGCTGATAAGCACTGGTTTTATTATTATGAAAATGGTATTGGGGCAGCTTATTATGAGGAGGGCGAAATGAAAAAAGCGGCTGAAGCTGGGCTAAAAGATTTTTCAGACATTGAATATCGAAATAAATATTTCGCAGATATAAAGACACTGCTCGAATCTGAGACAAGATTATATCAAAAAATTGAAGAAACCGATTTTTCAAAAATTTCAAATTCAGAGTTAAAAGATTTTTTACAAAAATCAGTAGATGTTGTGGTGAAAAACTTCGGTTATTATCTCGCTTGCCAACCGCAGTGTGTTTCACTTATAGAAAAAAGTGTTCAACAAAAGTTAGTAGCAGTTGTTCCAGAAAATAAAATAATTGATGCTTTTACTCTTTTATCAACACCAACCACTTATACAAAAATTAGAAGGGAAGAACAAGATTGGCTTAATTTTATAATTAAATCAAAAAAAGAAAATCTTTCAGAAAATGACAACAAAGTGCTTGTACTCAAGCACTACAAAGAATATTTCCTGCTTAACGCTGCTGATGGCCATGAGCCATGGACATTAGAGTATTTTGCCAATAAATTCTTAAATGATAGCAAATTACAATTAGCCAATCTTGAGAATAGGCTTTCAGAGATTGCAAAGTCATCAGAAGAAATTGAAAAACAGAAAACAGAATTTATTAAGATGTATAATATCAAGTCGGATATTGTAGATGATTGCAATTTACTTGCTGAAATCGGGCATTGGAGATTGGAAATGAGATTTGTTTGGATGCCTGGTTATTATTACGACAAGCATATTTTGAATGAGGTAGCAAAAAGATTTTCTTGTGATCAGACTTTAATTCGTTTTGCGACAATCAAAGAGATAATGACACTTTTCGAAGGTGCATCATTAGAAAAAGTCGAATTAGAAAACAGAAACAAAGCGTTCTTATTTGCTATTGAAAATGAAAAGGTCTTTGTGCTTTCTGGCACAGAAGCACAAAAAAAACTTATTGAATATGTCCCACTCGTAAATAATAGTGGCGTGCGAGAGTTTAAGGGAAATATCGCAATGAAGGGAAAAATTAAAGCAAAGGTATTGGTTTACAAATGGAGCGATAACATGCAAGAAAAACTTTCTTTAGTAAATGGAGAGTTTATCATTGTTGCTGGACAAACGCGACCACAGCTCATGCCTCTTATTGTAAAAAGTAGCGGTATTGTAACTGATGAAGGCGGAATAACTTCTCATGCGGCGATTGTTTCCCGAGAACTTGGCATTCCTTGCATAATTGGAACAAAAATCGCCACTCAAGTTTTAAATGATGGTGACTTAATTGAGGTTGATGCTAATGAAGGAATCATTACGATTATTAAAAAGTACAATGAATAATAAGGAGTTTTGGATTTTGGGCATTCACCCCTACCCCTCTGCCCAAAATCCAAAACGGAAAAAGAAATTTGAAAATTTTTTAAAACAATTCCGACTGCTGTCGGAAAAAAGAAAAGGAATACATCAGCTAACAACGAGTATCCGGTTACGGCTTTTATCCAAAAGCCTCCACCCAAATTTTTCTTTCGCTCCGCCACAGAAAAACTTCGGATACTCGTAACGTTGTGGCGAAATGTCACGCGCTCCGCTTGTTCCATTTCACCACAACGCTGAGCTATGCGAAGGGGCTATTCTTTTAAAGAAGGCCTGAGATTACTTACCGCGCCTGCCACATCGCACAACTCTCGCTAGGCGGCTGTCGCCCAAATTCCGATGAGTACATCGGAACTTCACATAGCTCAGCGTTGTGTGAAATAAAAATTTTGCTATTCCATTAACCAATAAAAATATGATTTTAAAAAAAGTCAATCACATTGCCATCATCGTTTCAAATTTTGAAATTTCGAAAGACTTTTATGTGAATAAGCTTGGCTTTCAAATAATTCACCAAATAGATCGTCCTGAAAGGCACTCTTCAGTACTATATTTAAATGCTGGCAATGTGATTATTGAATTATTTTCTTTCCCTTCTCCGCCAGAACGTCCTTCTTATCCCGAGGCTTGCGGACTTAGACATTTAGCATTCGACGTAGAGAATTTTGATGAAGCTATTGGCAAACTAAACAATCTCGAAATAGAAACCGAGCCGGTTCGCATAGATGACAGGACGGGAAAGAAAATGACTTTTTTTAAAGACCCTGATGATTTGCCATTAGAGATTTGTGAGGTGTAACGAACGCAAAATTTTTACATCACATAACAAGGAATATCAGGTTTAAAAAATTTGCGTAATTATATATTCAAGGTATGCAAATTTTTTTCTCCCAAATTGCGCTGACGACATTTCAAGTTTAGTGATATAATTTTAACAAGTGGATTTTTAAAGTTTCGGCCTATAAACATGGGCGCAACTTCTGATATTCCTAAACGTTGTGGCGAAATTCAAAAAAGATTTTTTATTTTTATAAGCCCAAAATTTTATTTTTTTATGCCAACAGACAAACGAACAATTAAATCCTACGACAACTATGCCGACAACTGGGCAAGGAAGTTACGAAGCGGGAATAATCATGCCCACAAGTATTTGGAAAAGCCGGCGATGTATAAGAAGCTTCCTGATCTAAAAGGAAAAAGTGTTTTGTGTGTTGGTTGTGGCACGGGCGAGGAATGTGAACACCTGGCCAAGCTTGGCGCGAAAAAAGTTGTCGGCATAGATATTTCAAAGGGTTTGATTGAAGTCGCCAAACAAAGTTATCCTGACCTTGAATTCCGTGTCATGGATATGGAGAGAATCAATTTTTCTGGCAATTCTTTTGATTTTGTTTACTCCAGCTTAACAATGCACTACGTGAAAGATTGGACAAAAACCTTGCGTGGTATTTACAAAGTTTTAAAAAAGAATGGCACTTTCCTTTTCTCCACACATCATCCAGTCAAATGGAGTGCTGAAGTCAACCGCTATAATGGTAAGAATACGTTTTTGCTAGGATATGAAAAATATGAGTCAGGAGAATGCAAGGTTTTTGGCGACTATCTAAACGCCAGAAAAATTGATGACATTTGGTTTAATGAATTCAAGGTCAGTTATTATCATCGTCCGTTGGCAGAAATCATAAAGGATATCATAAAAAGCGAATTTTTTATTTCGGATTTTATTGAGCCAAAACCCACAAAGGGCGTCATCAAGGAAAAACCAAATTTCTATGACATCCATACAAAAATTCCGCTTTTTATGATTTTTGAATTAAGAAAAAAATAAAATTTTAGGCTTATAAATTCAATAAGGAAGAAATCTTTTTTGAACATCGCACAACACGGCATATCCGGCTCAGAAAATTGACGCATTTATATTTCAAAAGAGTATCAATTTTCTTCGACCCAAATTTTTATTTCTTCTTTTCTTTTGTAAATACAATTAGGAAAAGAAACAAAAACTTCGGATGATGCCGAAACGTTGTGGCGAAATGTCACGCGCTCCGCTTGTTCCATTTCACCACAACGCTGAGCTATGCGAAGGGGCTATTCTTTTAAAGAAGGCCTGAGATTACTTACCGCGCCTGCCACATCGCACAACTCTCGCTAGGCGGCTGTCGCCCAAATTCCGATGAGTACATCGGAACTTCGCATAGCTCAGCGTTAAATGAAATTGGCGTTGACTTTTATAAGCATTTCTGCTAATTTAAGTCATCAGCTATCAAATAGTATATCTGTATTTCAATGGCCAACTTCACTTAACAAGTGATATGAGACTGCGAGGAATGATAAATTTATTTTTGTCTTTTGAAAATTGAATAAAAAATTAGAATTGGGCTCGTAAGAAAAAACCATAAACCGATGGAGGTGTGAAATGAAAAACTTAAGTTTCGCAGATATTTTAATTTGTATCATTGTAAGTGGCGTTATTTCAATTGAAATCATGACCATCGTTCTTTCCTGCACTAATGTTTCCCGCCTTGTGTCTCATGAAACATTGTCCAACATAATAATCACGCTGTATTTTGCGGCATATCTTCTTATCTTGCACATTCTCTCGCTATCGAGGTATTTTCGTAATAAAACCGCTTAATAAGCACCAATGGGGAGGCTATGTTGTAGCCTCCCCGCCCAATTCTAATTTTTTATTCTTAGTAAGTAGTGACAAAAATAAATTTATCATTTCTCTCCGTCCAAATTTTTATTTTTCTCTTCTCTATAACTTAAATTAAGGAAGAAAAATAAAAACTTCTCATATCACTAACGTTGTGGCGAAATGTCACGCGCTCCGCTTGTTCCATTTCACCACAACGAAATTATAAAAATTTATTTCTATGAGCATTAAAAAAGTGAGCCAAATTAAACCATCCTTAGCTATTTGTATCCCTACATGGAATAGAGGGGAACTTTTTAAAATTTGTTTTACTTCTTTACTTTCAAATCTCAAAGGATTAGACGCTACAATTTGGATAATGAATAACGGTAGTGACTCTAAAACTCGAAAGATAGTTGAAGGTTTAAAAAGTGATCAAGTCAGAATCAATAAAATATTTTTTCCTGAAAACATGGGGATACCTTATGTCGCAAATGTATTTGCCAAGGTTATTCAGGAGGATTGTGATTATGTGAATTACAAATCGCCACAATACGTTATGATTATGGATGCTGATGCTTATTTCAAGAAACCGGTCAAAGACTTGGTTGAACTTTGTTCTGAGCATTATCAAATTGGACTGATTAGTGGTCATGACTCTATAGAACACAAAGCGATTTCGGAAAAGAAAATCAAACTACACGGAAAAAATATTTTAATGAAAGAGAAGGATAACGAGAGGATGATAACAATGTTGATGAAGAAAGAAGAGTTTGTGCGATGTTATCCGTTTCCCCACTTCAGGAACAGAGACGTTGACTGGGAGCTGGCTCAATGGAATCCTAATTCAATGAAAAAACGAAATAGACGTATTTTTGTTGCTTGCGATTACGTCTTGCACCTCGGTATAGATACAAGCACATGGAATAAATCAAAAGAAATTCTTGCAACAGAACAAGAGGTGAAAGAAGTAAAACAAATTTTAAAAAGGAAATAAATTTTTATAACATCGTCTAACACTCGACATCTGTAAAGGCTACGCCACATTTCAATTCGCTTCGCTTTATTGAAACGTCGGATATCGAGAAACGTTAAGTGAAATTGCTCAATTTTAAATCTTTTGCTACAATATATTCATGACTACATTAACTATCAAAAATCAAATAGTCCCCATTTTAAAGCACCAAGGAGTTCTCAGGGCGTCTATTTTCGGCTCGTTCGCTAGAGGCGAAGAAACAAAGAAAAGTGATGTTGATATTCTCGTGAAACTTGACAAAAATAAGAGCCTTCTTGATCTCGTTGGGCTTAAAATTGAACTAGAAGATAAGCTCGGCAGAAATGTTGATGTGCTTACTTATGACGGAATCAACCATCGTCTCAAGGATATTATTTTAAAAGAGCACAAAATAATTTATGAAAAAGCCAAAAGATCCTAAAATACAATGCTATGCCCACAAAAAAACAAGACCAAGAATTTATCCGCCGTTGCATCGAGTTATCTGAAAAATCCCTTGAAAAAGGCGACGCTCCGTTCGGAGCGCTGATTGTCAGAGATGGAAAAATAATTGCGCAGGCGTCTAATAATGCGGCTGGAAAAATCTACGAACACGCGGAAGTGCTTGCTTTGGACAAGGCGCATAAGCACCTAAAAACATCCCACCTGAAAGATTGTACGCTTTATTCCAATTGCGAGCCCTGCCCGATGTGTTCTTTCATGGCTCGAGAATACAAAGTTAGCCGGGTCGTCTTCGCCTTACCCTCGCCTTTTATGGGCGGACACACTAAGTGGAATATTTTGGGCAATAAGAAACTTTCTCAATTTAAACCCTATTTCGATGCTCCCCCTGAAGTAATTTCAGGAATTTTAGAAAAGGAAGCCAAAAAAATTTTTAATAAAACTCCTCTTTGGATGTTTGGCAGTGAAATAAAACCGCCAAGCAAACTAACCTGATCAAATTATGTTTTCAATTTCATACCTTCGTCATTTTCGCTTCGGCGAATACGCCATCTTTGATTTTGGTGTGGCTTTTTTAGGCTTATTTTTGTTATCTCCCCTGCTCTCCTGGCTATTTCGCAAATTATTCAATTTAGAAATTCCCAAAAAAAATTGGGTCTTTTTGACACTACCGATCGGCATCGTGACACACCTTATTACCAGACCGATCACGCCACTGACCAAAAATTTTCTCGATCCGCATAGTCACTATCTTTTGAAAATTACAATTTTTATTTTATTGTTTTTGGGGCTGAGGAATATTAAAAAAGTAGCCAAAACTTAATTTGTCTACAATTTATTACCCTTGCCCTCACCTGTCACGTGCTCGTGACATCCCTGCCTACCGGCAGGCAGGCTCTCCCAAAGGGCGAGGAGGATTCACCTTATACTCCACTAACCTCACCAGTATTCTCGGTGATATTTTTTTTGTCTTTGAAAATTTTTCTGGTTAGGGATTTTTTGAAACTCACATATTCTTCCAGTTGTAAAGAGTGGCAAAGAATGAGGAAGATTAAAATCCCGATTGCTCCGGGGATAATGAGCTGGGCAAACACACCTAAAAAAGTATCCAGATCCACAAATCTAGCGACCACATATTTGAAAATTTGCACTCCGATACCGGAAAAAATTGCCGCCAAGGAGATCTGTCCGATTGATTTTATAATTTTTTTGTCCCCCAAATCATCAAATTTGGAACGCAGTGCGAAAAATAGCAGGAGCATCTGAACAAGACTGGTGAGAGAAAACGCCATCGCTAGCCCCTGGATGCCAAACCTGTCGATCAAAAGTAACACTGCCGTGATATTGATCAGCTCGCTGAAAATCGCGATGTAAAACGGTGTTTTGGTATTTTGAATAGCATAGAATGATCGGGTGAGTAGTGGAATGACACTTTGCGCGAAAAGACTGAGCGTGAAATATTTCAGACATTCAAATGTTTGCGTCGTATCATTCCAATCAAATTTTCCCGCACCAAGCGTCACGCGGACGATTTGTGCGCGCAAAAGTAGGATAAAAATACTCAGTGGCACGACAAAAAACATAATTTGACAAAATGTTTGGGCAAAAGTTTGGGCAAAATTTTTCCGATTGTCCGTCGCCCAAAAAGCCGAGAGGGTCGGGAAAGCAGCGATAGAAAAAGAGACGCCAAAAATTCCCAATGGCACACTTTGCAGATTTTGGGCAAAGTTAAAGATCGAGAGACTGCCGGCAGCAAGCGTCGAAGCAAAAATTGTGATGACAAAAAGATTGGCTTGTGAAACGGCAATTCCCATCGTCCGCGGAATCATTAGTTTTGCGATGTGGCGGATGTCCTTGTCATAAAAATATTTGCGAAAAGCCAAGTTGTGCCGAAAACCCAAATGCCTCGCCGCGGGATATTGGACTAACATATGCAATGACGCTCCAAGAACCACTCCCCAGGCTAGACCGATCGGACCCCATAATCTCACAAAAAAAACTACCCCCAAGATGATGCCAAGATTGTAGAAAATCGGCGCAAACGAATAGATCAGAAAGCGCTTGTAGGAAGTCAGAATTCCTCCGAAAATTCCGCTGATTCCCAGAAAAATAGGACTGAGAAACATTATCCGCGTGAACATGACGACTCGCGCCATCTTGTCCGCCGGAAAGCCTGGTGTGATCAGTTTCATCAGATAGGGCGCAAAAAGACAAAAAATCAATGACAGAAGAATCACGAAGGTTATGACCAGATTCATCACGCCGTTGGCCATTTCCCATGCCTCTTTGTCCTTTTTTTGACTGATCAGCGTTGTGAAAACCGGGATAAAAGCCGCACTCAATGCGCCAAGAATCAGAACATTATAGATCAGGTCAGGAATGCGAAAAGCAGCATAATAGACATCAAGCGTGTCGCCGGCTCCGAACGTCGAAGCCAAAAAGCGATCCCGGACAAGACCAAGAATCCGACTCGCTAGTCCCGCAATCGTAATCACAAAAGCGGCCGAAATTACCGAATGCGATGGCTCAGAGTTCAGTAATAATTTATTATTAAGAAATTTTCTTATCACAAAAATTTAGTGCTAGGGGTTACTTTTCTCAAATGCTACACCGACAAATCTATCTATTTTCAAATCACTATCTAACTCAAAACCTTTTTTATTTTCTTCCCCGGTGGAAAAATTCGTCATATTCTCACTAGGATATTTCCAAATTGTTTTATAAAAATCGGGGTAAATTATATCTGTGGAAAATTTACTACTCACACTGCCGGATTGTTTTTGCGCTAAAAGTGAATAAGTATCGGCTGGTTTCGTAGTTAAATTGGTATCTAATTTAAATGGCAAAATGTAGGAATATTTCATCGTAGCTGACTCCTGTGGACTGACATAGATCCAATTCGCAAAGACGGTCTTATCAGATTCATTATAAATCCGTGTTCCATTTTGCGGATCGATAATTGTTCCATCTTCTTCCATTTCCACCTGCGCATCATGCTTGAAGCCTAAGGCCTGATAATCAATCGGAGGAGAGTCAAATTCTTGAGTCTGGCCGGAAACACTGATCAATTTCGACCCCTTAGGTACGTAGACGCGCATATAGTCCGCATTGACCCTGTTCCACCAAACATATGGCGTATTACCTCCATTATGATGCCTGGTTATTGTCACAGTGTCAATAATTGACCCGTCAGTCTGGATTTCCGCCCTATGAGCGATTGTTTCATCAATTACCCCATCAGTTTTGTAGCCATTAATATTGGTATTAATCACGGAAAGATAATCTTTGTCCGTGTTCAAAACTTCTCCTGACCAGCCGTTATTTGAAAGCATTGTTTCGATGTTATAGTTTTTGGAATAAATCAATATGTGTTTTTCATTTAGACTCGCCAGAAGCACATCCATCGTTTTGGATATATCAGAAATATTTTTTGCATTGAAGATGCGATCAAGAATCTTTGGTGCCAGATCGGCCAGAATTTTTTTTGGCTGATTTTCTTCTTTATCATAGTTAATTTCCACTTCAGTCTGGATATTCTCCATAAAATTATCCTTGTCGATGGTCACGCCATAGTCAGACATTTCAATCGGTCCAGTAATTTCCAAAAGTCTTTGCATGACAGTCGGCGTCATCGTGATCACCCCATCCACTGTCGGTCCGCCAGTTTTTTCATAAAACCAACAGGCCTTCTCTGCTGACACTGGAAAATCGGGAAACCAATTGCTATCATGCAAGCTCCAGGCAGCGCTGATTTTTTGGATCGGCGCCGGTGGAATCACTTTCTCTCTCAACTGTCCATCTGGATTGAAAATTCCATCCACGAAAAAACTTCTCACATTGCCATCCGCTATATCCAAAACAGCATAGGTTCCTATAAACCCACCAGTGGCCCGCATCTCTTGATTATTTTGGAAGAGAAAGAGGTATTTACGCGGACCATTCCCACCCAAAACATCCGTCAAGACTTTTTCTTCTTCAGAAAAGCTAGAGACGAATTTATTGATTTCTGGTAATTTGTTTTTTAGATCAATAAATTGATTCCGCTGTTCAGCAGGAATATCTTCAAGGTTGATATTATCCAAATTACCCTGAAGATCATTCATGCGTATGGCAATCTCAGTCAGATTTTGATCCACGTTTTGAAAAATTTTCAAATATGCAATTGGTTCATCACTGCCGAGCGGATTTTTAATTTCATTTAGCGTTTTCAGAATGTCCGTTGCCAACACGCCGATGCGGGAAATATTTTTTCCCGCATCGGAGAGTTGTTCTCCAGAAGAAAGTTTAGAGAGATATGGGAAAAACTTGGACGATTCTACTAAGACATTTCCCAAACTATTAATGTCAGATTGGACAGTATTGAAACGATCGTAAGCATCATTGAATTTGAGAATCGCACTGTCAAAATTACGCTCTTTTATGCCCTCTTTCGCTTCATTTAGGCTGGCATAAGCGATCTTGCCATTTTCAATGGCCAAGTTCTTGACCCGCAAACTGCGATAAAAAAATCCGACGCCAAAAACGAGAAAAAAAACACACGCCGCCATAGCGACAAAAGAAAATACGGTCCGCTTTTTTGGCGGATTGTCTTTTTGATCGAAAGAGGCTTCCGGTTTAGATGCGAATAGGGCAAAAAAATTCTTGACCGAATTGGAGTGTGATTTATTTTTTCGCTTTTTCTGTTTTTTTGCTGCAAGCTTTGCTTGCTTTATTTTTTCGAGAGCCTTTTCTTTTTGTAGCAACTTCAGTTTTTGCTCTTCAATTTTTTGTTGTTTTTTTAGCTGAACTTGCAGTAAGGCATCTTGTCGCCTTTCCATCTCTGCTTGTCTTTCTGCTTGCTCACGCGCCAGAGCGAACTCAATCTTTTTTTCCAGACGAAGCTTTTTTTCTTCTGCCAATCTTTTTTCCAAAAGAGCCTTCTCGTTTTTCACTAGGACAATATGATCAGTATTAATGTTTTCAGAAACGCTGATGCTGGCAACTTTGTTTTTTAGCGAAGTCATCTTCTTTTCTTCATCGATGAATCGTCTAAATCTTCTTGCCTCGTCCTCACAGGGAGTCGTCTGGCGCACATCATAGAAAACTGCTGCCGATCTTAACTTTGACGGTTCCGTTTTTAATGATAGCCGTTCCAGTTTTAGGATACGAGTTGGTCGGTTTATTTTTTTCAAATCCAAATTACCATCTTTGTCAACCGGCTTGACATCAAACATTTTAGGGGAAATTCTATTTTTGGATTTCTTTGTGTGTTGCATTTTTATATCTTAATACTCTCATATATTCCCAAAGTCTCCTTGGCCATTCTTTTCCAGCTATACTTCCTGATCTGGGCATAGCCTGCCGCAATCATTTTTTTTCTCAAGATATTATCGGTTAGTATCGTATCGATTGCCTGCGCTATCTCCGTCTTATTTTTTCCGTTAAAATAATAGGCACTGTCCTCGAGAATTTCCTGCATGCAGGGATGATTGGATGAAATCACTGGCGTTCCCTTGGCCATCGCTTCAAGCGGGGGTAGTCCAAATCCTTCGTAGAGCGAAGGGAAAACATAAGCTTTGGCGTTATGTTGCAAGGTATCCAGTTCATAATCTGGGACGTGACCGGCAAAGATAATTTTTTGGA
Coding sequences within:
- the murJ gene encoding murein biosynthesis integral membrane protein MurJ; this translates as MIRKFLNNKLLLNSEPSHSVISAAFVITIAGLASRILGLVRDRFLASTFGAGDTLDVYYAAFRIPDLIYNVLILGALSAAFIPVFTTLISQKKDKEAWEMANGVMNLVITFVILLSLIFCLFAPYLMKLITPGFPADKMARVVMFTRIMFLSPIFLGISGIFGGILTSYKRFLIYSFAPIFYNLGIILGVVFFVRLWGPIGLAWGVVLGASLHMLVQYPAARHLGFRHNLAFRKYFYDKDIRHIAKLMIPRTMGIAVSQANLFVITIFASTLAAGSLSIFNFAQNLQSVPLGIFGVSFSIAAFPTLSAFWATDNRKNFAQTFAQTFCQIMFFVVPLSIFILLLRAQIVRVTLGAGKFDWNDTTQTFECLKYFTLSLFAQSVIPLLTRSFYAIQNTKTPFYIAIFSELINITAVLLLIDRFGIQGLAMAFSLTSLVQMLLLFFALRSKFDDLGDKKIIKSIGQISLAAIFSGIGVQIFKYVVARFVDLDTFLGVFAQLIIPGAIGILIFLILCHSLQLEEYVSFKKSLTRKIFKDKKNITENTGEVSGV
- a CDS encoding DUF4012 domain-containing protein codes for the protein MQHTKKSKNRISPKMFDVKPVDKDGNLDLKKINRPTRILKLERLSLKTEPSKLRSAAVFYDVRQTTPCEDEARRFRRFIDEEKKMTSLKNKVASISVSENINTDHIVLVKNEKALLEKRLAEEKKLRLEKKIEFALAREQAERQAEMERRQDALLQVQLKKQQKIEEQKLKLLQKEKALEKIKQAKLAAKKQKKRKNKSHSNSVKNFFALFASKPEASFDQKDNPPKKRTVFSFVAMAACVFFLVFGVGFFYRSLRVKNLAIENGKIAYASLNEAKEGIKERNFDSAILKFNDAYDRFNTVQSDINSLGNVLVESSKFFPYLSKLSSGEQLSDAGKNISRIGVLATDILKTLNEIKNPLGSDEPIAYLKIFQNVDQNLTEIAIRMNDLQGNLDNINLEDIPAEQRNQFIDLKNKLPEINKFVSSFSEEEKVLTDVLGGNGPRKYLFLFQNNQEMRATGGFIGTYAVLDIADGNVRSFFVDGIFNPDGQLREKVIPPAPIQKISAAWSLHDSNWFPDFPVSAEKACWFYEKTGGPTVDGVITMTPTVMQRLLEITGPIEMSDYGVTIDKDNFMENIQTEVEINYDKEENQPKKILADLAPKILDRIFNAKNISDISKTMDVLLASLNEKHILIYSKNYNIETMLSNNGWSGEVLNTDKDYLSVINTNINGYKTDGVIDETIAHRAEIQTDGSIIDTVTITRHHNGGNTPYVWWNRVNADYMRVYVPKGSKLISVSGQTQEFDSPPIDYQALGFKHDAQVEMEEDGTIIDPQNGTRIYNESDKTVFANWIYVSPQESATMKYSYILPFKLDTNLTTKPADTYSLLAQKQSGSVSSKFSTDIIYPDFYKTIWKYPSENMTNFSTGEENKKGFELDSDLKIDRFVGVAFEKSNP